From one Dermacentor andersoni chromosome 1, qqDerAnde1_hic_scaffold, whole genome shotgun sequence genomic stretch:
- the Pgls gene encoding 6-phosphogluconolactonase, translated as MTLKVTVATDKADLLCRLKVLIQQVADTFVSSGNEFLKVGVSGGSMVGMLTQVLPGVKTDWQKWRFFFCDERLVPLENTENTFGSYNAQLVPKLCLKREQFVIVNTSLPPPEAAKDYSEKLKVYFESVPEFDLLLLGMGPDGHTCSLFPGHKLLEEKTKWVADITDSPKPPPCRVTLTFPVINSAKLVVFPIAGAEKADTVVKVLHAKEGEPRLPASLVQPTKGDVVWLLDSAAASKLPK; from the exons ATGACGCTAAAAGTTACTGTAGCGACAGACAAAGCAGATCTGCTTTGCCGTCTCAAAGTTTTGATTCAACAGGTTGCTGATACTTTCGTTTCGTCAGGAAATGAATTCCTTAAAGTCGGTGTTTCCG gtggGAGCATGGTTGGCATGCTCACGCAAGTACTTCCAGGTGTCAAGACGGATTGGCAGAAATGGCGGTTTTTCTTTTGCGACGAGAGGCTTGTTCCGCTTGAAAATACTGAGAACACTTTCGGCAGCTACAACGCACAGCTTGTGCCGAAGCTGTGTTTGAAAAGGGAACAATTTGTGATCGTCAACACATCGCTGCCAC CCCCTGAGGCGGCCAAAGACTACTCCGAAAAGTTGAAAGTATACTTTGAGAGTGTCCCCGAGTTTGACCTGCTGCTGTTGGGAATGGGCCCGGATGGGCATACTTGTTCCTTGTTCCCTGGGCACAAGTTGCTTGAG gagaAAACCAAATGGGTGGCTGACATCACAGATTCTCCAAAGCCTCCTCCATGCAGAGTGACTTTGACTTTTCCAGTCATCAATTCTGCAAAGCTGGTTGTATTTCCAATTGCTGGTGCAGAAAAGGCCGACACTGTAGTT AAAGTGCTTCACGCAAAGGAAGGAGAGCCGCGCCTTCCAGCGTCGCTGGTTCAGCCCACCAAAGGCGATGTCGTCTGGCTTTTGGACAGCGCGGCCGCTAGCAAGCTGCCCAAATGA